GGAGCAGCGCATGGGCGGCCGTGATTTGTCCCTCGACGCCCCCATGGGCGAGGACGGCGACGCCACGCACCTGGACTTTGTCGAGTCCGAGTCCGCCTCCGCGGTGGACGAGGTCGCCGACAAGCAGCAGGCGGACCTCACCCGCGAGCTGGTGCAGCGCGCCCTGCGCCGCCTGGACCCGCGCGAGCGCTTCATCATCGAGCAGCGCGTCATGGGCGACGCGGAGATGACCCTCAGCGAGCTGGGCGAGCACTTCGGCTTCTCCCGCGAGCGCGCCCGCCAGCTGGAGATTCGCGCCAAGGACAAGCTCAAGGCCGCGCTCGCGACGCTGATGGCCGAGGCCGGCGTGGACGAGGCCACCCTCGCCGCCTGAGTCACGACGACAACCCTCACGGGAGCGCACCGCTCCCGTGTCCGAGGTGAACCCGAGCCAGCGTGCCCACTCTCGTGGGCGCTCTGGCTCGCGGTGTTTCTGGCTCCCTCGCGCTTCACAACCGCTGACGCTGCGCCGTCTCGCCGTGACGCGCCAGGCCCGGAGCGCACCCGGCCAGCGGTGAGCGCGCCCGTGAGGCGGAAGGAGAACCTCGATGGAAGACAATGACATGCGGGACGTCATCCAGCGGCACGCCCAGATGCTGCTGCGAAGGACCGGTGTCACCGGGCTTGCACAGGGCAACGCACGCGAACACGGAGGGGCCGACGCGCCCTGCCTCGTGCTCTTCGTCACCGAGGACGCGGACACGGAGGACCTTCCGGACCAGCTGGAGGGCAACCCGGTGTACCTGGTCCGGATGGCCCCGTTCCTGCCGCACTGACACGTCCCCACGGTGGGCCGCCAGCGTGCGCCGCGGCAGGGTCGCGGCTTCACCGAGGAGCCCCCTCCAGCTTGCGCAGCGCCTGCGCCGCGGCCCGGCGCGAGCCGCACCTGTCACTTCCGCCGTCGGGTCCGCGCTCGGCCAGCTCCCGCAGCGGCTCGCGGGCTTCTTCCACGGAGAGTCCGCCGAGCGTCCGCGCCGCCGCGGCCCGCACCGGGCACTCCGCATGGCCCAACAGCGCCACCAGCCGCGCTATCGCCTCGCGGTGTCCCGCCTCCGCGCCGACGCGATAGTCCTCCACGGCCAGACGCGGCTCCCCCAGCAGCTCGCGCAGGCGCCCCTGGAGGAAGGCGCGAACGCCCACGTCCTGCTCCTGGCCGAGCAGCGCCTCCACCTCACGCGCCTTCGCGTCCCGCTCCGCCTCGGGCGCGCGCGCCAGCGCCTCGAGCGCGACCTCCGCCCTCGAGGGCCAGCGCCACGCGAGCACCGCCCCCAGCGGAGCCGCCAGCAGCCCCAGCACGAGCGCCACCCGCCCCGCCTGCTTCCACGTCAGGTCGCGCACCCGCCGCATGAGTCCGCGCAGCACCAGGGCCGCCTGCGCCGTCCGGCGGCGCGCCTCGCCGTGCCAGCCGATGCCGCTCCGAGACGCACCTTCACCGGGCATGAGGGGCCGCGCACGGAACACACGCACACCTTCGGGGAAGTCCTCGCGGGCGAGGGCACCCAGGCGCTCGGCGGGCAGGCGCGCCTTGTCCATCACCAGCCAGGTGGACTCGGTGAGGAACACGCCGCCACCGCTGAGGGCCTCCTGCAGCCGGCCCGCCAGGTCCACCGGCGCACCACAGACGTCGTCTGGCTCCAGCCACACCTCGCCGGTGCTCACCACCTGCCGCAGCACGAACCGCACGGGTCGGGCCACGTGCGCACCGTCACGCTCGCGAAGTGCCTGCACCTCCAGTGCGCACAGGACGGCGTCGGTAGGCGACGGGAAGGTGACCAGGAACGCGCCTCCGCGTGCGGTGTACACCCGACCTCCTCGGGCGCGACACGCCGGCACCACACACCACGCATGCGCGTCGCGCAGCCGTCGCTCTTCGTCAAACGTGCGAGGGCGGTCATGCGTCGTGTCATGCACGACGCGCGTGAGGAGGATGGCGAGGTTGGCGGTCTTCACGTCGGCTGGTGACGCGCGAGAAGGCGGGCTGTGACACGCGCGCGCATCGCAAGCTCGCGACAGCCGAATGTCAGCCCTCGGATCAATATTCATCACGCGGCCCCATGACCCTTTTCGTTTCGGGTCAAGCGTTGAAGTGCCATCCGTACGGCAACTCACATCCTCAAGGTTTCCTCGCTTTCGATCAGCCCCGGACCTGCTGACCGGACTCGCGCTGGGACCCGTAGGCCGCGATGTCAATCTCACGTGAAACGTTCTGGAACGTCTGGCAATGCCATAGCGAGTATCTCTACGGCCAGAGCCTCTGTCTGATGAAGGGCAACCGAGCGGACGCGGACGACGTGTTCAGCACGGCCATGCTTCGCGCGTGCGAGTCGGTGCACCGGCAGGGACTCCCGGTCACCAACGCGAAGGCGTGGCTGGGCGCGGTGCTGCGCAACGTCTGCGTGGACGCGCACCGTGGCCGCCGGCGCTTTCTCGATGACTCCAACGAAGAAGAGGACGAGCAGACGGACCGCCTCGGCAGCCTCGAGTCGCCCATCCTCTCGCCGGAGACGCTCCTGCTGCGCGACGAGCTGGAGTCCCGCCTCTGGGAGCACGTCCAGTCGCTGCCGGTGACGCTGCGCGAGCCCTTCGCCATGCGCTTCCTGCACGAGATGTCCTACGACGACATCGCCCAGCGGCTGGGGCTGACGAACTGCAACGTCCGCAAGCGCATCCAGCTCGCGTACCGAGCCCTGCGTGACGTGCTGGGCGACCTGAAGCCGGAAGCGCGGCGTGCGAAACGCGGCCTTCGCAAAGCGCGGGCTGGGGCCTCCTGAAGTCGTCGCCGCGGGGTTCCAACCGCGGCGACGCCCGCTGTACCGCGACAGCCCATCAGCATGTCTCACGAGTGAGAGCGCTTCCGCCCGGCCTCTCACGTGACTCGCGGAAATGGCCGCGATGTCGCGCCGGGCGCGAAGACGCCATGAAACCGGGTGAGGTGCACCCGGCGCGGAGGCACCCGCGGCGCCAGGCGCCGTAGGAGCTCCAGGCGGGTGAAGCAGAGGTGCGTGGTGCCGTCGGGCAGCGGGCGCGTCAGCCGCCAGGCGATGCGGCCGTCCTCCGCTCGTGAAAACGCGCCAACGCCAGCGCGCCGCCCCCCGTAGCGGCACAGCCGCTCCAGGCGCAGCAAGTCGCTGGCATGCAACCGCGTGTTGGCGTGCGGGGGGCAGCCCTCCAGCAAGGCGCATCAAAGCTGCCTGCTGGGAGGGACCGGACGTCCACCTCCAGGACTGGAGGGGACTCCAGGCGACAGGCAGGACTCCCGGGCTCAGGCAGCGCGTCACAAGCGCATGAGCGAGCCCCCGACCACCGCGGTGGCCGGAGAGCCCGGGGTGTCACTCCCAGGCCCAGGCGGCTGTCACCGCGGCCGCCTGAGCCCTTCAGAATCCCCGTGCCCTGCCACTAGGCGGCTGGCGGGAGCTCGAGCGGGTCGGTTCCCTGCACGCGGCCCGAGACGGCATCGAAGAGGAACAGCTGCAGGCGCGTGGCCGCCACATCCTTCGGCAACGTGACGTAGAGGTTGACGCTCTTCCGCTCCGGCACCGCGCCGCCCGTGAAGAACTTGAAGTACTGAGACGCGGACGGCTGCTGCGGCTCGTAGTCGACAAGGAAGACGCCTGGGGCGGTCAGCTGCTGCACGTCCGTACACAGCGGCGCCTTGTCGTATTTCTGTGGATACAGGTTCAGGAACGCATCGAGGCGCGATGCGGCGGCATCCACGTCGGCGGAGGACGCGCCGAAGCTCGTCACAGTCACCACGATGTTCGCACGGAGGAAGTAGATGACGGGCGCGAACTCCCTGGAGCCGTAGTAACAGACTTCGCCAACCGTCTCGCTGCGCTTCAGCGAGGGCAGCTGGTACTGCTCGAGCTGGCTCGCCAGGCCCGCGGTGGCGGCGGCGGCGCTGTTGTACTCGTCGACCTGCACGAACAGCGCCCGGGACGGAGACCGCGTGTTCTGCCAGGTGGCCCGCGAGGGGCGCGGCGTGACGAGCGGCTTCGCATCGAGCCGCTCTACGAGCTTCCAGTCGTCGCCAGGCGACTCGAAGGCCGCCTGCATGCCGTACAGCAGCAGGCCTCCCGTCAAGGGCGGCGTCGAGGTGAGGTCGTCATTGTTGGTGGACTGCGATTGTGTCGTGGACATGGCGTCTCTCCTTGCCTCCCTCACTGCACCGGGTACCGCTGTGCGACGCCGCTGGTCTGGACGTTCACATTCGTGAGCTGCGGACGGTAGTTCATGTCGAACTGCATGTTGCTCGGCAGCACCGGAGCCCCCTGGTTGACCCGACAGGCCGCGTCAAAGATCTGGCTGTTGGTCGCGAACTGCACCCAGCAGACTTCGTGGAAGCGCCAGTTCCAGATGTTCCAGCCCGCCGTGCCCATGCCGTTGATGGGCAGGGTCACCAGGGCATTCCCCAGGATCGCGTTCACGAACTTGCCGGACCAGAAGGTCGCGCCCAGGAGGTTCGACAGCAGCATGACGAGGGCACCGCAGTCGAAGCAGTTGAGCGTCAGCGGGTAGGCGGCGCCGCCCGCCCGCCAAGTGAGGAAGGTGGTGAGGTACACGTTCACCGTTCCGGCGTTGTTGATGAACAAGGTGGGGGCAGGGTTGTATTGCGCTCCCGAGCCGTTGATGCCCGTGGTGATTCCTCCCGCCGCGGCGGTCGCGGCGCCAGCGCCCTGGGCATACGCGCATGCGGCCTCGA
This genomic interval from Pyxidicoccus trucidator contains the following:
- a CDS encoding RNA polymerase sigma factor, whose protein sequence is MKGNRADADDVFSTAMLRACESVHRQGLPVTNAKAWLGAVLRNVCVDAHRGRRRFLDDSNEEEDEQTDRLGSLESPILSPETLLLRDELESRLWEHVQSLPVTLREPFAMRFLHEMSYDDIAQRLGLTNCNVRKRIQLAYRALRDVLGDLKPEARRAKRGLRKARAGAS
- a CDS encoding transposase — its product is MLEGCPPHANTRLHASDLLRLERLCRYGGRRAGVGAFSRAEDGRIAWRLTRPLPDGTTHLCFTRLELLRRLAPRVPPRRVHLTRFHGVFAPGATSRPFPRVT